From the genome of Eucalyptus grandis isolate ANBG69807.140 chromosome 2, ASM1654582v1, whole genome shotgun sequence, one region includes:
- the LOC120290366 gene encoding protein PLANT CADMIUM RESISTANCE 6-like — MGNPEADSSNYQQDQADCNVQIQYNVQVSYDDNSNSNSNSNNPAYYNPNPQPDQLYLPLQSGGNNDGPNLQYQQNDAANDPQQQQQQQQQFQPPQQQQQFGLAQNAPPPPQFNQAYATVPPPQPVAQFPPQSPQLNPAYENQGAYPPQQQPSYPPMAAAPQQYPPQQQPQSAAQPVQFPPPKAYPPNLPPPKPYPPPQAYQQQSAAQPVQFPPPAGGGVQYAAVPPSPIKPGVQGHNGTAQGIPMQANMMGNVNTEGWTTGLFDCMDDPLNAVITCLFPCLTFGQVAELIDNGTTTCATAGMMYALIGCFIGLPCIYSCTFRSKLRSKFGLVESPAPDWIVHFLCEPCALCQEYRELNRRGWDPAIGWVGNVQRQQQMQQQQVAMMPPMSQTMMA, encoded by the exons ATGGGAAACCCTGAAGCAGACTCTTCTAATTACCAGCAAGACCAAGCAGATTGCAATGTCCAAATTCAGTATAATGTCCAGGTTTCATACGATGAtaacagcaacagcaacagcaacagcaacaacCCAGCTTACTACAATCCGAACCCACAACCCGACCAGCTGTATCTGCCCCTCCAATCCGGAGGCAACAACGACGGCCCGAATCTACAATACCAGCAGAACGACGCTGCAAATGacccgcagcagcagcagcagcagcagcaacagttCCAACCACCTCAGCAGCAACAGCAGTTTGGCCTAGCGCAGAATGCACCGCCACCGCCGCAATTCAACCAGGCCTATGCCACGGTACCGCCCCCTCAGCCTGTGGCGCAGTTCCCGCCTCAAAGCCCTCAATTGAACCCAGCCTATGAAAATCAAGGGGCTTATCCACCGCAGCAGCAGCCATCCTACCCTCCGATGGCGGCGGCACCTCAACAATACCCTCCTCAACAGCAACCACAATCGGCTGCTCAGCCAGTGCAGTTCCCACCGCCGAAGGCATACCCTCCAAACTTGCCACCACCGAAGCCGTATCCTCCTCCCCAAGCTTATCAACAACAGTCGGCTGCTCAGCCTGTGCAGTTCCCACCACCGGCAGGCGGGGGAGTGCAGTACGCCGCGGTGCCACCTTCGCCGATCAAGCCGGGAGTCCAGGGACACAACGGCACGGCTCAGGGCATTCCAATGCAGGCGAACATGATGGGCAACGTCAACACCGAAGGATGGACAACAGGGCTGTTTGATTGCATGGACGACCCCTTAAACG CTGTTATAACGTGCCTCTTCCCATGCTTGACGTTCGGCCAGGTCGCAGAGCTCATAGACAACGGCACAACCA CTTGTGCGACGGCTGGAATGATGTACGCGCTGATCGGCTGCTTCATCGGGTTGCCATGCATCTACTCATGCACGTTCCGATCGAAGCTCAGGAGCAAGTTTGGGCTGGTGGAGTCGCCTGCTCCGGATTGGATCGTCCACTTCCTGTGCGAGCCCTGTGCTCTTTGCCAAGAGTACAGAGAACTTAATCGCCGAGGCTGGGATCCCGCCATTG GATGGGTGGGCAACGTTCAGAGACAACAGCagatgcagcagcagcaggtTGCCATGATGCCGCCCATGAGTCAAACAATGATGGCTTGA